The Myxococcales bacterium genomic sequence CCGCCACGGCCTGCCCCAGCGCGCGCAGCAGCGACCCCGGCAGCCGGCGCAGAGACGGCCGCCGCGTCTCGGGAGCCGCGCCTCGCACCCGCGCGGGTCGACCCGGCCCCAGCCGCTCGTGCGACCTGTTCGGTCCAGCTTTCGACGGACCCGGCCGGGGCAGTCGTGGTGTGGGGGGACGAAACCCTCGGCGAAACGCCGCTGCTCGATACGCCCGTGCCCTGCGGGCGGGCCCTGGTGACCCTGCGCAAGGACGCCTACGAGCCGATCCTGGTGACGATGACCGCGACGCCGGACGGTCCGGTGGTGTTCTCCACGCCGCTGCTGCGGCCGGAGGCCGACGTGGAACTGGTGAGTGAGCCACCGGGGGCGCAGGTGTTCGTCGACGATCGCCTCGTGGGTGTGACCCCCGCACGGGTGGCGCTCCGGCAACTCGAGACGGTCCAGCTGAGGCTGGAGAAGACAGGCTATCGTCCTTTGGCGCGTGCGCTGCGACCCACCTCGGCCGAGCGGCGCGTGCGCTTCGAACTTGC encodes the following:
- a CDS encoding PEGA domain-containing protein encodes the protein MASGDERAQGPFAPPPVPLPAAARPVIEGPPPAPPLVGIPAPPLTAPARIAPPTTAPGTGKTGRFTGKVMVARKSSWPAWLAPLGRVAAWGRERVPPAARPVIARYGAGVLAWGVGVLCGLWWAPGASPPRPAPARAAATPAAGAETAAASREPRLAPARVDPAPAARATCSVQLSTDPAGAVVVWGDETLGETPLLDTPVPCGRALVTLRKDAYEPILVTMTATPDGPVVFSTPLLRPEADVELVSEPPGAQVFVDDRLVGVTPARVALRQLETVQLRLEKTGYRPLARALRPTSAERRVRFELARARDPRARRAKRAP